One Vigna unguiculata cultivar IT97K-499-35 chromosome 7, ASM411807v1, whole genome shotgun sequence genomic region harbors:
- the LOC114192204 gene encoding signal peptide peptidase-like 1 has translation MESLSKLLYLLEPAPVTLITTAVAVTFGSAFRALNYGKEMERNRDLSEASITLDRSQALMIPVMSSFSLLLMFYLFSSVSQLLTAFTAIASASSLFFCLSPYVAYLKTQFGLADPFVSRCCSKSFTRLQAILLVVCSFIVASWLVSGHWILNNLLGISICIAFVSHVRLPNIKICAMLLLCLFVYDIFWVFFSERFFGANVMVSVATQQASNPVHTVANSLSLPGLQLITKKLELPVKIVFPRNLLGGVVPGENATDFMMLGLGDMAIPGMLLALVLCFDYRKSRDIVNLFELHSSKGHKYIWYALPGYAIGLVTALAAGVLTHSPQPALLYLVPSTLGPVIVISWMKRELLELWEGNIPNLNDKDREIEV, from the exons ATGGAATCCCTTTCGAAACTTTTGTATTTGCTCGAGCCTGCACCTGTGACACTTATCACTACAGCAGTGGCTGTGACATTTGGTTCTGCGTTTCGAGCTCTAAACTACGGCAAGGAAATGGAACGTAATCGTGACTTATCCGAAGCATCCATTACATTGGATAGGTCACAAGCCTTGATGATCCCTGTCATGAGCTCTTTTAGCTTGCTTTTGATGTTCTACTTGTTCTCATCTGTCTCGCAGCTTCTCACTGCATTCACTGCCATTGCGTCCGCTTCTTCCCTTTTCTTCTGCTTGTCTCCTTATGTTGCTTATCTAAAGACACAGTTTGGTTTAGCTGATCCATTTGTTTCACGATGTTGCTCAAAATCTTTTACACGACTCCAAGCTATACTGTTGGTAGTTTGCTCTTTCATAGTCGCGTCTTGGCTTGTTTCTGGTCATTGGATACTGAATAATTTATTAGGCATATCTATATGCATTGCTTTTGTAAGCCATGTGCGTCTCCCAAACATCAAGATTTGTGCAATGCTCCTTCTTTGTCTATTCGTATATGacattttttgggttttcttttccGAAAGATTTTTTGGTGCAAATGTCATGGTATCAGTAGCAACGCAGCAAGCATCAAATCCCGTGCACACAGTTGCTAATAGTTTAAGCCTTCCTGGGTTGCAACTAATAACCAAGAAGTTAGAGTTGCCTGTAAAGATTGTTTTTCCAAGAAATTTGCTGGGCGGTGTTGTTCCTGGAGAGAATGCGACGGACTTCATGATGCTTGGTTTAGGTGACATG GCTATCCCAGGAATGCTCCTGGCTTTAGTCCTCTGCTTTGATTATCGCAAGAGCAGGGACATTGTAAATCTCTTTGAGTTACATTCCTCAAAGGGGCACAAGTACATATGGTATGCACTACCTGGGTATGCCATTGGTTTAGTAACTGCTTTGGCTGCTGGTGTCTTGACTCACTCACCTCAACCTGCACTTCTGTATCTG GTGCCTTCTACTTTGGGACCTGTGATTGTGATCTCTTGGATGAAAAGAGAATTACTTGAGCTGTGGGAAGGAAACATACCGAATCTCAATGATAAGGATCGCGAAATAGAAGTTTAG